A stretch of Parcubacteria group bacterium DNA encodes these proteins:
- a CDS encoding nucleoside triphosphate pyrophosphohydrolase: MEFKHFETSLEKENEYPKLVRDKIPEIVEGKTGKEVKTRIMEDEEYRKFLLKKVEEEAHELANAEDKEHITEELADIMELIDVILEINGLDLETVRKVQKAKSEMRGGFKSRILMLEKI, from the coding sequence ATGGAGTTCAAACATTTTGAAACAAGTTTAGAAAAAGAGAATGAGTATCCAAAATTGGTCAGGGATAAGATTCCTGAAATTGTGGAGGGCAAAACAGGGAAAGAAGTAAAAACGAGAATCATGGAAGACGAAGAATATAGGAAATTTTTATTGAAGAAGGTTGAGGAAGAGGCTCACGAATTGGCAAATGCGGAAGACAAAGAACATATAACCGAAGAGTTGGCGGATATAATGGAACTGATAGATGTTATTTTGGAAATCAACGGATTAGATTTAGAAACAGTTAGAAAAGTTCAAAAAGCCAAATCGGAAATGAGAGGAGGTTTTAAAAGCAGAATTTTGATGTTAGAGAAAATTTAA
- a CDS encoding alpha/beta hydrolase, which produces MNCIIIHGCPSDAEKAMNPETRTYDKHWIPWVKEKLTEKGIKIETPLMPEPWHPNYEKFKAEFEKYEVAEDTVLIGHSCGCAFLVRWLGETKQRVAKLILVAPWKIPDEGDKAREAFYIYPIDKTIKDRVQEIVMFTADDEEKDGKKSLMIILSNQKQSHRKWRKG; this is translated from the coding sequence ATGAATTGCATTATTATTCACGGCTGTCCTTCCGACGCTGAAAAAGCGATGAATCCAGAAACTAGGACTTATGATAAGCATTGGATTCCCTGGGTAAAAGAAAAACTGACTGAAAAAGGTATAAAGATTGAAACTCCTCTTATGCCAGAGCCTTGGCATCCAAATTACGAAAAATTCAAAGCAGAATTTGAAAAATATGAAGTTGCGGAAGATACTGTCCTAATCGGACATAGCTGTGGTTGTGCTTTCTTGGTTAGATGGCTAGGAGAAACAAAACAAAGAGTCGCTAAGTTGATTTTGGTAGCTCCTTGGAAGATTCCAGATGAAGGAGATAAAGCCAGAGAAGCGTTTTATATTTATCCTATAGATAAAACTATCAAAGATAGGGTTCAGGAGATTGTTATGTTTACCGCAGATGATGAAGAAAAGGATGGGAAAAAAAGTCTGATGATTATATTATCAAATCAGAAACAATCCCACAGGAAATGGCGGAAAGGATAA